From the genome of Eucalyptus grandis isolate ANBG69807.140 chromosome 2, ASM1654582v1, whole genome shotgun sequence, one region includes:
- the LOC104433779 gene encoding IQ domain-containing protein IQM2, with translation MGITSSCPLAEFADVENGVQSLIIKSVSFGDDEVKTPAHSISFGIQGSEPTITKPLGPGVMALECAVRLEEKDSEMVNSVESPTPISKEQKQAPAMAVSRESDAGDNQIPGSVEVAQKWSVLDPDNPEHEAAVKLQKVYKSFRTRRKLADCAVLVKQSWWKLLDFAELKHSSISFFDDGKHETAISRWSRARTRAAKVGKGLSKNNKAQKLALQHWLEAIDPRHRYGHNLHFYYVKWLHCQSRQPFFYWLDIGEGKEVNLEKCPRSKLQLQCIKYLGPMERKAYEVVIEDGKLFYKQSGEPVHTTSEPRDGKWIFVLSTSRVMYVGKKKKGSFQHSSFLAGGAAAAAGRLVVEHGVLKAVWPHSGHYRPTKENFEDFISFLQENDMDLTDLTSSPVDEEDMTPSRRSSLCLRGNPSEEDLMQEADASETDVSTLNEVETNSLNKESGDSSELELPKLRHIQSFGSKLTSLEVPKQRQSFEDLESENLDGYETTEEPFASEPNYIVPKLNLSGKDRENEVEYTEVETTPGELDVQRVNSHKELKSFQQLKQLSCKWTTGAGPRIGYVRDHPPELQARALEHVNLSPRIAGFSRSYISPQSTSAVTQEKLRSLSSVPGLNSGSSERDSASFPNIGVHDSAVKLLPLKRKASAPWPRA, from the exons ATGGGAATTACTTCTTCCTGTCCATTGGCAGAATTTGCCGACGTGGAAAACGGTGTCCAATCCCTTATCATCAAATCTGTAAGCTTCGGAGATGATGAAGTCAAGACTCCGGCTCATTCCATCAGTTTCGGTATTCAAGGTTCAGAGCCAACAATAACTAAGCCCTTAGGCCCTGGAGTGATGGCGCTTGAGTGTGCTGTTCGCTTGGAAGAGAAGGATTCGGAGATGGTAAATTCAGTCGAGTCTCCAACTCCGATATCAAAGGAGCAGAAGCAAGCGCCTGCCATGGCAGTTAGCCGAGAATCTGATGCTGGGGACAATCAGATCCCAGGATCTGTTGAGGTGGCTCAGAAATGGTCTGTTTTGGACCCCGACAATCCTGAACACGAGGCAGCTGTGAAATTACAGAAAGTTTACAAAAGCTTCCGCACTAGAAGAAAGCTGGCAGATTGCGCGGTACTTGTTAAGCAGAGCTG GTGGAAGCTCTTGGATTTTGCCGAGCTCAAGCATAGCTCTATATCATTCTTCGATGACGGGAAACACGAGACGGCCATTTCACGTTGGTCAAGAGCAAGAACAAGAGCTGCCAAG GTTGGAAAAGGTTTGTCGAAGAACAATAAGGCCCAGAAACTTGCGTTGCAACACTGGCTCGAAGCA ATTGATCCACGCCATCGTTATGGGCATAATCTTCACTTCTATTATGTCAAATGGCTTCATTGTCAGAGCCGACAACCCTTCTTTTACTG GTTGGATATAGGAGAAGGCAAAGAAGTAAATCTCGAGAAATGCCCCAGATCAAAGCTTCAACTGCAATGTATCAAGTACCTTGGCCCG ATGGAAAGGAAGGCCTATGAAGTTGTCATAGAAGATGGGAAGCTCTTTTACAAACAGAGTGGCGAGCCGGTCCACACCACAAGTGAACCCAGGGATGGGAAGTGGATTTTCGTCCTGAGCACATCGAGAGTAATGTATGttggtaaaaagaagaaaggttcGTTCCAGCATTCCAGCTTCTTGGCTGGAGGAGCTGCAGCAGCTGCAGGGAGATTAGTTGTTGAACATGGCGTACTAAAG GCAGTTTGGCCTCACAGTGGCCATTATCGGCCCACCAAGGAAAATTTCGAGGATTTCATCTCCTTTCTCCAAGAGAACGACATGGACCTCACGGATTTAACG TCGAGTCCAGTGGATGAGGAAGACATGACTCCTAGCAGGAGAAGCAGTCTTTGTCTACGAGGCAACCCATCGGAAGAGGATTTAATGCAAGAGGCCGATGCCTCAGAGACTGACGTTTCGACCTTGAACGAAGTAGAAACAAATTCACTGAACAAAGAGAGTGGTGATTCTTCAGAACTAGAGTTGCCCAAGCTGAGGCACATACAAAGCTTCGGTAGCAAATTGACCAGTCTTGAAGTACCAAAACAGCGTCAATCATTTGAAGACCTAGAGAGTGAGAATCTAGATGGTTATGAAACAACAGAAGAGCCCTTTGCTTCTGAACCCAATTACATTGTTCCGAAACTGAACTTGTCTGGCAAAGACAGAGAGAACGAAGTAGAATATACAGAAGTAGAAACTACACCAGGAGAATTGGATGTACAAAGGGTTAACTCACATAAAGAATTGAAGTCATTTCAGCAATTAAAGCAATTGTCCTGCAAATGGACGACAGGAGCAGGGCCTCGCATTGGTTATGTAAGGGACCATCCCCCGGAGCTGCAGGCTCGAGCTTTAGAACATGTGAACTTGTCTCCAAGGATTGCAGGATTTTCGAGGTCATATATCTCTCCACAAAGCACTAGTGCCGTTACACAGGAGAAATTGAGGTCCCTTTCTTCAGTGCCAGGACTAAATTCAGGCTCATCAGAACGCGACAGTGCTTCTTTTCCTAATATTGGTGTTCACGACTCTGCAGTGAAGTTGTTACCTCTGAAAAGGAAAGCATCAGCCCCGTGGCCTCGTGCCTAA